The Acipenser ruthenus chromosome 25, fAciRut3.2 maternal haplotype, whole genome shotgun sequence genome has a window encoding:
- the LOC117413933 gene encoding peroxisome proliferator-activated receptor gamma-like, which yields MVDTQLPMWQVSFGLNPVDMAELDDHSHSFDIKPYTTVDYSGISNRPYDYSPPERGNLTELDCKYDFKLQQYHHTSTIKLEPPSPPQYSDKSFPYTKLHEDPLNSTLSVECRVCADKASGFHYGVHACEGCKGFFRRTIRLKLVYDRCDLNCRIHKKSRNKCQYCRFQKCLMVGMSHNAIRFGRMPQAEKEKLLAEISSDIDQMNPESADLRALAKHLYDSYFKSFPLTKSKARAILTGKAGDKAPFVIHDMNSLKAGEHYISFKQPPVPEQGQQQNKDMEMRLFQSCQFRSVEAVREITEFAKSIPGFVNLDLNDQVTLLKYGVHEVIFSMLASLMNKDGALVSCGQGFMTREFLKSLRKPFCELMEPKFDFSVKFNALELDDSDLAVFISVIILSGDRPGLVNVKPIEDLQDNMLQALELQLKMNHPDSPQLFAKLLQKMTDLRQIVTEHVQLLQLLKKTELDMDIHPLLQEIIKDLY from the exons ATGGTAGATACACAGCTGCCAATGTGGCAAGTGAGCTTTGGGCTGAATCCAGTGGACATGGCAGAGCTAGATGACCACTCCCACTCTTTTGACATCAAGCCCTACACGACAGTGGATTATTCCGGCATTTCCAACCGGCCTTACGACTACAGCCCTCCCGAGAGAGGCAACCTGACAGAGCTAGACTgcaaatatgattttaaattaCAACAATACCATCATACAA GCACAATAAAACTTGAACCACCATCTCCACCTCAGTACTCGGACAAAAGCTTTCCATATACAAAACTGCATGAGGACCCATTGAACTCCACACTGTCCGTAGAGTGCAGAGTCTGTGCGGACAAGGCCTCAGGATTTCACTATGGAGTCCATGCATGTGAAGGGTGCAAG GGCTTCTTCCGCAGAACAATCAGGTTGAAGTTGGTATATGACAGGTGTGACCTAAACTGTCGCATTCACAAGAAGAGCAGAAACAAATGTCAGTACTGCAGGTTCCAGAAGTGTCTCATGGTGGGCATGTCACACAACG CCATACGATTTGGCCGAATGCCCCAGGCTGAAAAGGAGAAGCTTTTGGCAGAGATCTCCAGCGATATTGACCAGATGAATCCCGAGTCTGCTGATCTCCGAGCCCTTGCCAAGCACTTGTATGACTCATATTTCAAGTCCTTTCCTCTCACCAAATCCAAGGCAAGGGCCATCTTGACGGGAAAGGCAGGAGATAAAGCC CCTTTTGTGATTCACGATATGAACTCTTTGAAGGCTGGAGAGCATTACATCAGCTTCAAGCAGCCCCCTGTTCCAGAGCAGGGGCAGCAACAGAACAAGGACATGGAGATGCGGCTTTTCCAAAGCTGTCAGTTCCGCTCAGTAGAGGCAGTCCGGGAAATCACGGAGTTCGCCAAGAGCATCCCGGGCTTCGTCAACCTGGATCTCAACGACCAGGTGACTCTCCTCAAGTACGGTGTCCACGAGGTGATCTTCAGCATGCTGGCTTCCCTCATGAACAAGGACGGGGCCCTGGTCTCCTGCGGACAGGGCTTCATGACCCGCGAGTTCCTCAAGAGCCTCCGCAAGCCGTTCTGTGAGCTCATGGAGCCCAAGTTTGATTTCTCTGTGAAGTTCAACGCCTTGGAGCTGGACGACAGCGACCTAGCAGTGTTCATCTCTGTCATCATTCTCAGTGGAG ATCGCCCAGGTTTGGTGAATGTAAAGCCCATCGAGGACCTACAGGATAACATGCTGCAAGCACTGGAGCTACAGCTCAAAATGAACCACCCAGATTCCCCCCAGCTCTTTGCCAAACTGCTCCAGAAAATGACAGACCTCCGGCAGATCGTAACAGAACATGTGCAGCTTCTGCAGCTCCTCAAGAAAACAGAACTGGATATGGACATCCACCCGCTTCTGCAGGAAATAATCAAGGACTTGTACTAG